The Chaetodon auriga isolate fChaAug3 chromosome 20, fChaAug3.hap1, whole genome shotgun sequence genome contains the following window.
TAGGGAATCAGAGAGCAGTGCAAAAGTCAATTTTTAATGCTCCAACTATGTTGTCACCATGCGCGCCGTGCGCCTTAAGCGCATGGCTGCAGGGTGCACCAGGGCGTGACAGGTTTAGAAAACACAGGTTGCATCTCTGACATTTTGCCTACATCTGAAGCACGCGAAGTTAACCAAAgcatcctctctctcccccccccagGCGACGTGTTCATCCTCGTCTTCAGCCTGGACAACCGAGACTCCTTCCACGAGGTGCAGCGGCTCAAGCGGCAGATATTCGAGACCAAGTCGTGCCTGAAAAACAAGATTAAGGAGAACATCGACGTCCCTCTGGTCATCTGCGGGAACAAGGGTGACAGAGAGTTTTACCGGGaggtgcagcaggaggagatCGAGCAGCTGGTGGCCGGAGACGAGAAATGCGCTTACTTCGAGATCTCCGCCAAGCGCAACGAGAACGTGGATAAGATGTTTCAGACTCTGTTCACCTTGGCCAAACTACCTCACGAAATGAGCCCCGACCTTCACCGGAAAGTTTCTGTGCAGTACTGCGACATGCTGCACAGAAAGTctctgaaaaacaagaagatgAAGGACATTGGGGAAGCGTATGGTGTGGTCACTCCGTGCGCCCGGAGACCCAGCGTGCACAGCGACCTCATGTACATTAAGGAGAAGGCAATAGGAGGCGGCCAgggcaaagacaaagagagatgtGTGATCAGTTAAGCAGACTGCGAGGCGCAAACTCAACACAAATCTTTGGAAGGAGATGGAGCCTTGTGCGTCAGCTTGAGAAGCGACCTACGCGGCCGGCTGCGCTCAAACTGACACGGGAGGTGTGGAGACGCCCGGGCCGCCGCGCGCTTTGGCCAAGTGCCATATCTAAGGACACTGACTGGACTCGCGAGTCCGCTAAAACCACCAAAAAACCTTGCCCACGAGACATGTGAGAATGTTAGCTTGTCCTGTCAATCAGAGCCCCAGTGTGTGACGTGGCTTCATACCTTGTGAGACTCGCGCATCGATGcgtaaaatgtattttgttgaCGTCATGCCTTTTCCAGATgtcagaggggagagaaaagagacccTTGTCTCAGGAGGTGTAATGTTGGGGGAATAATGTTGTTTACATCTTATGATAGATTTTCTAATAGCTAAGTAAACTTGAATGTTTTGTTGTAAtctgaacttttttttaaaattgtgaatgtatatttattgtcattgtcaatTTTTGCAAAGAAGTCAAACAAAATcttgaaatgtaattaaaaaaaactgaaacgaAAACTTATTTTGCATTGTTTCTCATTTCTTCGATTTGAAGTTCTTTGGCTGCTGTTGAACTTTTTACACACAACCAACAAACATTCACTAAAGCCCCACAGAGTGAACTCACACAGAAATACTGCAGCCAAGCTTTAACACCTGTACACTTCTGTAGAGCCATCACCAATGGGCCAAATAATAGACAATCCTTGGCAGTCATAGATAACAGTATTCAAAGGCATGTGTCATTGCTGTTGAACTGATGCATTTCTCTCAATCATGCGGTGATGCTGCTGATCAGAACATGATCACAGACGCTTTACAAGCTTTATAAGCTTTCACAAACATCCTTAGTTCAGTGTAGATCTGTGTGTGGCTCCTGGATCCAAATGGGAATAATGCTCatcaaagaaagaaactgtAGCACAGTGCATGATTTGGACAGGGAAGAAAACCAAGtttaaacagaaatgaaagcatcACATTGGAACATAAAATCCTATCTGTCTGCACCACTGTGAcccaaaaatgaacaaataacgATCAATATGTATCTCCTCTACTCCAAATGATCACAGCCTTTTGGAAAAAGACAGTGTTGTCAGACAAACGTTAATAACGTTTCCTTTCAAAAACAggatgtttgaaaaggtttgcttctgtgaaatgt
Protein-coding sequences here:
- the rasd1 gene encoding dexamethasone-induced Ras-related protein 1, with translation MIKKMSPSESDFDIPAKNCYRMVILGSTKVGKTAIVSRFLNGRFDEQYTPTIEDFHRKVYSIKGDVYQLDILDTSGNHPFPAMRRLSILTGDVFILVFSLDNRDSFHEVQRLKRQIFETKSCLKNKIKENIDVPLVICGNKGDREFYREVQQEEIEQLVAGDEKCAYFEISAKRNENVDKMFQTLFTLAKLPHEMSPDLHRKVSVQYCDMLHRKSLKNKKMKDIGEAYGVVTPCARRPSVHSDLMYIKEKAIGGGQGKDKERCVIS